In a genomic window of Amblyomma americanum isolate KBUSLIRL-KWMA chromosome 4, ASM5285725v1, whole genome shotgun sequence:
- the LOC144129871 gene encoding uncharacterized protein LOC144129871, giving the protein MQRGGDAATAAAQRVICWANEAPEDVEAQSGTLLGLVLAFANVFFNASSFVIKKHALRRLVEDEERESGVNLHGGLKLRFLLDPVWLLGAILGSSADVAQGLALQFTSSTAVVAIGMGNGLVTAVLTATLLREPTSVLVVSSCLLTIVGTVLMVLGVPAEMEPHTAMELELYLMQTGFLVYALLMAGMLVVFVGLLSHARGDQCILVNICISACASVPYTIAVKAIVMTVSEVGQLVSVRTTAWFVVVVVSFFAHVIFLNKGLVQFDPVRISQLSSCFLHLSFTATMMLLSQSWQEATMYHVFLLMLGVADVAFALLAFVLFQDDHQRSDAAVRIALRMLFASSRRSRQPTPMPRRIVASRRRHQSR; this is encoded by the exons ATGCAGCGTGGTGGAGACGCGGCGACGGCCGCCGCTCAGCGGGTCATTTGCTGGGCAAACGAGGCCCCCGAAGATGTCGAGGCGCAGTCGGGCACCCTCCTGGGGTTGGTGCTGGCCTTCGCCAACGTGTTCTTCAACGCGTCGAGCTTCGTCATCAAGAAGCACGCCCTGCGAAGGCTGGTTGAGG ACGAAGAACGGGAGTCGGGCGTCAACCTTCATGGCGGTCTCAAGCTGCGGTTCCTCCTGGATCCGGTGTGGTTGCTGGGAGCCATTCTCG GCAGCTCCGCGGACGTGGCTCAGGGCCTGGCGCTGCAGTTCACATCGTCCACCGCTGTCGTCGCCATCGGCATGGGAAACGGACTGGTCAC AGCTGTCCTGACGGCGACGCTTTTGCGCGAGCCCACGTCGGTGCTTGTGGTGAGCTCCTGTCTTCTGACCATCGTGGGCACCGTGCTCATGGTGCTGGGAGTGCCGGCTGAGATGGAGCCACACACCGCCATGGAGCTGGAGCTGTACCTCATGCAAACCG GCTTCCTGGTCTACGCGCTGCTGATGGCCGGGATGCTGGTGGTGTTTGTGGGCCTGCTGTCCCACGCACGCGGGGACCAGTGCATCCTGGTGAACATCTGCATCAGCGCCTGTGCTTCGGTGCCCTACACGATTGCCGTGAAGGCCATCGTCATGACCGTCTCCGAGGTGGGCCAGCTCGTGTCGGTGCGCACCACCGCCTGgttcgttgtcgtcgtcgtctcgtTCTTCGCGCATGTCATATTCCTCAACAAG GGTCTGGTGCAGTTCGACCCGGTACGCATCTCCCAGTTGTCCTCGTGCTTCCTGCACCTCAGCTTCACCGCCACCATGATGCTGCTGTCCCAGTCGTGGCAGGAGGCCACAATGTACCACGTGTTCTTGCTCATGCTCGGAGTGGCGGACGTGGCGTTTGCGCTGCTTGCCTTCGTGCTCTTCCAAGACGACCACCAGCGCTCGGACGCCGCAGTGCGCATCGCTCTGCGCATGCTGTTTGCCAGCTCCCGTCGGTCCCGGCAGCCCACGCCGATGCCCCGCCGCATCGTGGCCAGCCGCAGGCGACACCAGagcagatga
- the LOC144130402 gene encoding neprilysin-1-like: protein MHPLAVGNRPERLHELTCDLNRPRVVVAAVVLASFLISALIAIGPHSTRMEYVKAHPACKSAECTALAQAISSSVNPRIAPCQNFYRFVCDGWIKTHPARDAELRRLVLRELADEVAASQKKALISTQVPARGQDAFQRLAYVYQSCVRVEKNDPDGIRVLKEFFGFIGLEWPQVTRTRSLDVLLTMVKLSLQWDIPTLIYVTVKPSPFDRARLLVAIDRGTILDKGQAVQRKAAVRKIASLAGDILGDPGQAEKIESAVVLCEKYLRDQANNVRKTARKRSLEFRRVLSFKELEAMTFVDEGTLWLDAVNAQLSAGHRLPPNEQLILEHPDHVIATARLIRKPELAQSLLYYLGWLLFQQLGPKAALSIRKTQFLLDRQVQSTQDNVAPAELNLWRVCMREAEDLMPTAFSALYVQQHGAAAEKPKFDVKAIVDHVLWVTTETVRRVRWMDEKTKSKALTKLKKMRGLIAFPQWMRNSSVARGLDSELPDLSEHYLATWLRVKEAKSSRLRRGLRDRHQDDQTYHYRVSQVGVRYYADENRLIVHPAVLSVPLYAYGGPVALNYGALGTMVARQVLGAFDSDGCNYDESGNEDHWCSSEFREELQRGMTCYNDQWEAASARVPGMAAHNDTWSRLQLAADTEGLRASLRAYRLLVKNLGGDRYDEALAGLNYTPEQLFFLNRGMLYCANLNLRLLRENSREDMLAAHEYRCNVPLINMPDFSKAFSCKPGDLMYARNKCAIW from the exons ATGCACCCGTTGGCTGTCGGCAACCGGCCGGAGCGGCTGCACGAGCTGACGTGCGACCTGAACCGGCCGCGCGTCGTCGTGGCGGCCGTGGTGTTGGCCAGCTTTCTCATCTCCGCGTTAATCGCCATCGGGCCCCACTCGACGCGCATGGAATACGTGAAGGCGCACCCGGCCTGCAAGTCGGCCGAGTGCACGGCCCTGGCCCAGGCCATCTCGTCGAGCGTCAACCCGCGCATCGCGCCTTGCCAGAACTTCTACCGGTTCGTGTGCGACGGCTGGATCAAGACGCACCCGGCCCGCGATGCCGAGCTGCGCCGCCTCGTGCTCCGCGAGCTCGCCGACGAAGTGGCCGCGTCCCAGAAGAAGGCCCTCATCTCCACGCAG GTCCCAGCTCGAGGTCAAGACGCCTTCCAGAGGCTCGCTTACGTCTACCAGTCGTGCGTACGCGTGGAGAAGAACGATCCAGACGGCATCCGTGTTCTCAAGGAGTTTTTCGGCTTCATCGGTCTAGAGTGGCCTCAGGTGACAAGGACTCGTTCCCTGGACGTCCTCCTGACAATGGTGAAGCTCTCTCTGCAGTGGGACATTCCCACACTGATCTACGTCACCGTCAAGCCGAGCCCTTTCGACCGAGCCAGGCTTCTTGTAGCCATCGACCGCGGCACGATACTGGACAAGGGTCAAGCAGTGCAACGGAAAGCCGCCGTCCGCAAGATTGCGTCACTGGCTGGAGACATCCTTGGCGATCCTGGACAGGCCGAAAAAATCGAGTCTGCCGTGGTGCTCTGTGAAAAGTATCTCCGCGATCAAGCAAACAACGTGCGCAAGACCGCCCGTAAAAGGAGTCTCGAATTCAGGCGGGTCCTGAGTTTCAAGGAGCTAGAGGCTATGACATTCGTAGACGAAGGCACCCTCTGGTTAGACGCAGTCAATGCTCAGCTATCGGCTGGGCACCGCCTGCCGCCCAACGAGCAGCTCATCCTTGAACACCCAGACCACGTGATCGCGACGGCGAGGCTTATCCGGAAGCCCGAGCTGGCACAAAGCCTTCTCTACTACCTCGGCTGGTTGCTCTTCCAACAGCTTGGCCCAAAGGCGGCGCTGTCAATCCGAAAGACGCAGTTCCTGCTGGACCGACAGGTGCAGTCCACGCAGGACAATGTGGCTCCGGCCGAGCTCAACCTCTGGCGTGTCTGCATGCGAGAGGCGGAAGACCTGATGCCCACCGCTTTCAGCGCGCTGTACGTGCAGCAGCACGGTGCTGCTGCGGAAAAGCCCAAGTTTGACGTCAAGGCCATCGTCGACCACGTGCTGTGGGTGACCACGGAGACTGTGCGTCGAGTGCGCTGGATGGACGAGAAGACCAAGTCCAAAGCGCTGACCAAGCTGAAGAAAATGCGCGGCCTCATCGCTTTCCCGCAGTGGATGCGCAACAGCTCGGTCGCACGTGGCCTGGACTCCGAACTTCCAGACCTGAGCGAGCACTACTTGGCCACCTGGCTGCGCGTCAAGGAGGCCAAAAGCTCAAGACTGCGCAGAGGCCTCCGGGATAGGCACCAGGACGACCAGACGTACCACTACCGAGTGTCTCAGGTGGGCGTCCGCTACTACGCAGACGAGAACCGGCTCATCGTGCACCCTGCCGTGCTGTCCGTGCCTCTGTACGCTTACGGAGGGCCCGTTGCGCTCAACTACGGTGCCCTGGGAACCATGGTGGCGCGTCAGGTGCTCGGCGCGTTTGATAGCGACGGGTGCAACTACGACGAATCCGGCAACGAAGACCACTGGTGCTCCTCCGAGTTCCGCGAGGAGTTGCAACGAGGCATGACCTGCTACAACGACCAATGGGAGGCTGCGAGCGCCCGCGTGCCCGGAATGGCGGCTCACAATGACACCTGGAGCCGCCTGCAGTTAGCTGCAGATACCGAAGGCCTACGGGCAAGCCTGCGCGCCTATCGGCTCCTCGTGAAGAACCTCGGAGGTGATCGCTACGATGAGGCTCTGGCCGGCCTGAACTACACTCCAGAGCAGCTATTCTTCCTCAACCGGGGAATGCTCTATTGCGCAAATCTCAACCTGCGACTGCTGAGAGAGAACAGCCGGGAAGACATGCTCGCCGCGCACGAGTACCGCTGCAATGTGCCGCTGATAAACATGCCAGACTTTTCCAAGGCGTTCAGCTGTAAACCGGGAGACCTCATGTACGCGAGAAACAAGTGCGCCATATGGTAG